The genomic stretch AAAAAAAAAAAATGAAATAATAGATAAATTAAAATTCACAATCTAAAAAAATATCACTCAAATTCGGCTATACATATTGTATTGGCTTAGTTTGAGTGATTTTTTGTTGCGAAACTTGGGTTATAACTGAATAGAAAAAAATAGAGATTTTAATATCTCTATTTTTCATATTTAGTAAGTACCATACAACCATCTTTGGTAACTACTATATCATCTTCTATTCTAACTCCTGCAACACCAGGTTTATAAATTCCAGGTTCTATTGTAAATACCATGTTTTCCTCTAATATGTCATCAGTACTTTGAGAAACATCTGGAAATTCATGTACTTCCATACCAAGACCATGTCCTAATCTATGAGTGAAATATTCTCCATACCCACCTTCTGTTATAATGTCTCTTGCAATTTTGTCAATCTCGCTAAATTTCATACCTGGCTTACAAGCCTTAATTGCTTCCATATTGGCTTTTTTGACTAATTCGTATATAGTTTTAGCTTCATCGCTAACTTTTCCAAATTCAAAGGTTCTAGTCTCGTCTGAGGCATATCCTTCATACCATACACCTAGGTCAAATAGAGCATAGTCTCCTTTTTTTAATTTTGTAGTGCCACTTTCTCCATGTGGATTAGCAGCATTTTTACCAAACAATACTATAGTATCAAATGACATAGATTTAACACCTAATTTTTTCATTTCAAATTCTATTATAGATTTTAGTTCTAATTCAGTGATGCCTTCTCTTAAATTATTTTTAGCAATATCAATTGCTATATCAGATAACCTTGTTGCTTCAATTAACTTTTCTATTTCATCACTAGACTTATATTTTCTCATATCTGCAATTAGATTATCACATTCATTAAATGATTTAATTTCAAATATTTTTTGTATTCTTTCTAATCTATCAATAGTTAAATGAGTTTTTTCAAGTAGAACATTTTCTAATTTACCTGTAAGTTTAAATAAATTAGCATAACCATCTTCTGTGTCAAGATAAGAAGTTAAATCTAATTTAACTCTTAGACTACTTTTTGCACTTTCAAATTCCATTGCAGGAACTAATAAAGAGATTTTATCTTTACCAATAATAAGTGCTAATAATCTTTCGTGTGGATCACAACTAAAACCTGTTAAATAATATATATTAGTAGGTTTAGTAATTATTGCAGCATCTATATTTTTTTCTCTTAATATTTTTTGTATATATTTAATCTTTTCCATTATTCTCCTATAATAAAAAGCTCTTAAAGAGCCTTTCATTTTTATTTTATTTTCCTCCTAATAAGTAACCGAATTTAATTCCTGGACGGAATGAATGAGTTATATTATAAGCATCATCCTTTTTTAAACCTAAGTTATCTTTATCGGCAGTATCATTTTTAGTTTTTATACCAGAATTTTCATAACCTAATACAACTGATAATCTAATTTGGTCATTTAATTTTGCACCAACTAATAAGTCAACATTTACAACATGTCCACCACCTAATACTTTTGGACTAGAATTGAAATCAAAATAACCGTGTCCACCAGCAGTTACTCCTAAACCAATAAATGCTTTTGTATCAGAGTTAGGTATAGCAAAATCAAAATTCATTTCTCCACCTACTGTAGCAACTATACCATGTATATTTTCTACTGGTTTATTCCATTCATATTGTGATACAATTTTATCTCCTAAAGTAATTCTAGGACCAAAAACTAAATCAACTTTTTCATTAATTTCATATTTCCATTCAGGCACATAACCAATTCTTAAATCTACTTCTTTTTGCCATATTTTTGTTGGCATTTTACCATTTTCTGAAATTTTTTGAATTTTAAATGGAAAACCAATTTCTCCTTCTATTCTATGAAATGGACCTTCAATATCAGCTGCAAAAGTAGTTAAGCTAGCTAATGCTGCAACTGTAAATAATAATTTCTTCATTTTTTTTCTCCTTTTAAATTAATTTGATATACATTTTTTAAATTTATTATATCATTAAAATTATAACACTATTTGATTTAAAAATCAATTTTATCAATAATAGTTTTTAGAATTTTTTTTGAATTATTTAATTTTTCTTGTTCCGCTTTGCTAAACTCTGGACATATTTTCATGACTTGTCCATTTCTGCCAACAATGTTTGGAACAGAATAATATATATTATCAATAGGGTTATATGTAGAGACTGTTAATATAGATTTTTCATCTCTTAATATAGCACCAACAATTCTATTAACTGCTAAGCCTATTGCATAGTTTGTATATCCTTTTTTCTTAATAATTTCATATGCAGAATTTTTTACTGACATTTCAACAGAATTTTTCAATTCATCTAGTTCTATATTTTCTCTTTTACAATATTCATCAATAGAT from Oceanivirga salmonicida encodes the following:
- a CDS encoding M24 family metallopeptidase — translated: MEKIKYIQKILREKNIDAAIITKPTNIYYLTGFSCDPHERLLALIIGKDKISLLVPAMEFESAKSSLRVKLDLTSYLDTEDGYANLFKLTGKLENVLLEKTHLTIDRLERIQKIFEIKSFNECDNLIADMRKYKSSDEIEKLIEATRLSDIAIDIAKNNLREGITELELKSIIEFEMKKLGVKSMSFDTIVLFGKNAANPHGESGTTKLKKGDYALFDLGVWYEGYASDETRTFEFGKVSDEAKTIYELVKKANMEAIKACKPGMKFSEIDKIARDIITEGGYGEYFTHRLGHGLGMEVHEFPDVSQSTDDILEENMVFTIEPGIYKPGVAGVRIEDDIVVTKDGCMVLTKYEK